A stretch of the Desulfobacter sp. genome encodes the following:
- a CDS encoding IS256 family transposase yields the protein MTEENTEFDFQKALKGIQEGKPFTGKGGVLTSLIKNLAEAALEGELESHLGQEVSANRRNGKSKKTIKSLDDKFELKTPRDRAGTFSPQIVKKHQTTLSDEIERKIIALYGLGMSYNDMASHLQEIYGLEISNATLSTITDKIIHTVKEWQARPLENVYPIVWLDAIHYKVRENGKVGSKAVYTILGVNIEGRKEVLGLYISENEGANFWLQVLTDLSNRGVKDILIACVDGLKGFPEAIETIFPDTEVQLCVVHQIRNSLKYVGSKNKKEFMADLKRVYKAVNKDLAEEELDILENKWNDKYPIVIKSWRNNWERLSHFFKYPEEIRRIIYTTNTIEAVHRQFRKLTKTKGSFPNQDSLLKLLYMGIQNASKKWTMPIQNWSLTISQLAIFFEGRLDKELGI from the coding sequence ATGACCGAAGAAAACACCGAATTTGATTTTCAAAAAGCCCTTAAAGGCATCCAGGAAGGTAAACCCTTCACAGGTAAGGGCGGCGTCCTTACATCATTAATCAAAAATCTTGCTGAAGCTGCTCTTGAAGGAGAGTTGGAGTCCCATCTCGGGCAGGAAGTTTCTGCCAACCGCCGTAATGGAAAAAGCAAAAAGACCATTAAATCCCTGGATGATAAATTTGAGCTAAAAACCCCGCGTGACAGGGCCGGAACCTTCTCTCCACAGATCGTCAAAAAACATCAGACAACGCTCAGCGATGAAATTGAAAGAAAGATAATAGCCCTTTACGGCCTGGGCATGAGTTATAATGATATGGCTTCCCATTTACAGGAAATCTATGGACTTGAGATTTCAAATGCCACTCTGAGCACCATTACCGATAAAATCATCCATACCGTCAAAGAATGGCAGGCCAGGCCGTTGGAAAATGTGTACCCAATCGTATGGCTTGATGCCATACATTATAAAGTACGAGAAAACGGAAAGGTCGGCAGCAAAGCCGTTTACACAATTCTTGGGGTGAATATCGAGGGCCGCAAAGAGGTTCTTGGGCTGTACATATCCGAGAATGAGGGTGCGAACTTCTGGCTGCAGGTGTTAACAGACCTTTCAAACCGAGGGGTAAAAGATATCCTGATTGCCTGTGTTGATGGTCTGAAAGGTTTTCCCGAGGCCATTGAGACCATATTCCCGGACACAGAAGTTCAACTCTGCGTAGTCCACCAGATCCGAAATTCATTGAAATACGTTGGTTCCAAAAATAAAAAGGAATTTATGGCAGATCTAAAACGTGTTTATAAAGCGGTCAATAAGGATCTGGCCGAAGAAGAACTGGATATCTTGGAAAATAAATGGAATGACAAATACCCGATTGTGATAAAATCCTGGCGGAACAACTGGGAACGCCTCAGTCATTTCTTTAAATATCCAGAAGAGATTCGACGGATAATATACACCACAAATACCATTGAGGCTGTGCATCGACAGTTTCGAAAACTGACCAAAACAAAGGGATCATTCCCGAACCAGGACAGCCTGTTAAAGCTGCTTTACATGGGGATCCAGAACGCCAGTAAAAAATGGACAATGCCGATTCAAAATTGGTCACTGACAATTTCCCAGTTGGCAATTTTCTTTGAAGGCCGGCTGGATAAAGAGCTGGGAATTTGA
- a CDS encoding TetR/AcrR family transcriptional regulator, producing MDYSEFKKIYAARGLDISRQVFLANQDAMRIKTEKTAVANLDKIFSAVFSIAYTKGFQAMSMRDLSLKTKMSLGALYAYFPGKDQLLAIIQNQGRTMVKEALAPFALKEDDPLEKLRAAVKAHIFLSELFRPWFYFTFMEARNLKPAGVEAVKAMEEHTQKMLSDILELGEAKGVFKPGNHELTASMIKALQQEWYLKRWKYTRQKITVDQFADHVLAMVEGFCCV from the coding sequence ATGGATTATTCAGAATTTAAAAAAATATATGCGGCCCGGGGCCTGGATATTTCCAGGCAGGTCTTTTTAGCCAACCAGGATGCCATGCGCATTAAAACGGAAAAAACCGCCGTGGCCAACCTGGATAAAATATTTTCAGCCGTTTTCAGCATCGCCTATACCAAGGGGTTCCAGGCCATGAGCATGAGGGATTTAAGCCTTAAAACCAAGATGAGTTTAGGGGCGCTTTATGCCTATTTCCCGGGAAAAGACCAATTGCTGGCCATTATCCAGAACCAGGGCCGGACCATGGTTAAAGAGGCTTTGGCACCCTTTGCCCTGAAAGAGGATGACCCTTTGGAAAAGCTGCGGGCCGCTGTAAAAGCCCATATTTTTTTATCTGAATTGTTTCGGCCCTGGTTTTATTTCACCTTTATGGAGGCCCGGAATCTTAAGCCGGCAGGGGTTGAGGCAGTCAAGGCCATGGAAGAGCATACCCAGAAAATGCTTTCCGATATTCTGGAACTTGGTGAGGCCAAAGGGGTATTCAAGCCGGGAAACCATGAGTTGACCGCCTCCATGATCAAGGCCCTTCAGCAGGAATGGTATTTAAAACGGTGGAAATATACCCGCCAGAAGATTACGGTGGACCAGTTTGCCGACCATGTACTGGCCATGGTGGAAGGATTTTGCTGTGTATAA
- a CDS encoding acyl-CoA dehydrogenase family protein, which translates to MDFQISDRIQTIVAMINEFVDQELIPLEPEFMVKDFKEMLPKLREKQAMVKKMELWAPNFPLECGGMGLSLVEHGLVSEALGRSPLGHYVLWCQAPDAGNVEILHAHGNDEQKKRWLNPLVQGDIRSCFAMTEVDMPGSNPVMLETTARKEGSDYIIDGHKWYTTVADGADFAIVMAVTNPEAHTYLKASMIIVPAKTQGFNLVRNILVMGHEGDDYFSHGEILFESCRVPQAHLLGKEGQGFVMAQDRLGPGRIHHCMRWLGICKRSFDLMCQRANTRVISPSGKTLATRQTIQNWIAESAAELEAARLLTLNSAWQIDHVGASAARDSISMIKFVVANTMGRIVDRALQVHGGLGMTDDTILAWFYRHERAARIYDGADEVHKTSLAKRILKSYA; encoded by the coding sequence ATGGATTTTCAAATATCAGACCGGATTCAGACCATTGTCGCCATGATCAATGAGTTTGTGGACCAGGAGCTGATCCCCTTAGAGCCCGAGTTCATGGTCAAGGATTTCAAAGAGATGCTTCCCAAACTTCGGGAAAAACAGGCCATGGTGAAGAAAATGGAGCTCTGGGCCCCGAATTTTCCTTTAGAATGCGGAGGCATGGGACTTTCCCTTGTGGAGCACGGGCTGGTATCAGAAGCCCTGGGCAGGTCTCCTTTGGGGCATTATGTGCTCTGGTGCCAGGCCCCGGATGCCGGGAATGTGGAAATCCTCCATGCCCACGGCAATGATGAACAAAAAAAACGCTGGCTCAATCCCCTGGTCCAGGGCGACATCCGGTCTTGTTTTGCCATGACCGAGGTGGATATGCCGGGTTCAAACCCGGTGATGCTTGAGACCACGGCCCGAAAAGAGGGCTCAGACTATATTATCGATGGTCATAAATGGTATACCACGGTAGCGGACGGGGCCGACTTTGCCATTGTCATGGCCGTCACAAATCCCGAGGCCCACACCTATCTCAAGGCCAGCATGATTATTGTGCCCGCCAAGACCCAAGGCTTTAACCTGGTAAGAAATATTCTGGTCATGGGCCATGAGGGAGATGATTATTTCAGCCACGGTGAAATTTTGTTTGAATCCTGCAGGGTGCCTCAGGCCCATCTTTTGGGCAAAGAAGGCCAGGGCTTTGTCATGGCCCAGGACCGGCTGGGACCTGGACGGATTCACCATTGCATGCGGTGGCTTGGGATCTGTAAGCGCTCCTTTGATCTCATGTGCCAAAGGGCCAACACCCGGGTGATTTCCCCTTCGGGCAAGACCCTGGCCACCCGCCAGACCATCCAGAACTGGATTGCCGAATCTGCGGCAGAGCTGGAAGCGGCCAGGCTTTTGACCCTTAATTCCGCCTGGCAGATTGACCATGTGGGGGCGTCTGCGGCCCGGGACTCTATTTCCATGATTAAATTTGTTGTGGCCAACACCATGGGCCGGATTGTGGACCGGGCCCTCCAGGTTCACGGGGGCTTAGGCATGACAGATGATACCATCCTGGCCTGGTTCTATCGCCATGAGCGGGCGGCAAGAATTTATGACGGGGCAGACGAGGTTCATAAAACCTCCCTTGCCAAACGAATACTCAAATCCTATGCCTGA
- a CDS encoding electron transfer flavoprotein subunit alpha/FixB family protein, with amino-acid sequence MTRPKAGSPVLKSARIVLGAGQGVGEQENLAQIFEFAKALPGASVGASRPLVDKGWMDYPFQVGITGTCVAPDLYIACGISGSSQHLAGMSQSKWVVSINKNPDAPISRHSDLFIQADLIEFIRCFLDKK; translated from the coding sequence GTGACCCGGCCCAAAGCCGGAAGCCCGGTCCTTAAATCGGCCCGGATCGTTTTGGGGGCAGGTCAGGGTGTTGGGGAACAAGAGAATCTGGCCCAAATTTTTGAATTTGCAAAGGCGTTGCCCGGCGCATCTGTGGGGGCTTCCCGCCCTCTGGTGGACAAGGGATGGATGGATTATCCGTTTCAGGTGGGCATTACCGGGACCTGCGTGGCACCGGATCTTTATATTGCCTGCGGGATTTCAGGATCTTCCCAGCATTTGGCCGGTATGTCCCAGTCCAAATGGGTGGTGAGTATTAATAAGAATCCAGACGCCCCCATATCCAGGCATTCCGACCTTTTTATCCAGGCGGATCTTATTGAATTTATCCGCTGTTTTTTAGATAAAAAATAA
- a CDS encoding VWA domain-containing protein, translating into MDTLVLEFVSCCRVDGMRISTAEVLDCLDQLDLAGSCDERIFHTILKANFAKSRREQSEFDRLYQLFFHGMNKGQVTQGPAPECPGGDPGQEDPASSKDLSFDLADYIQKMEEAGQSGQTDLEQALMDFMRGRPQAFIEAVRKIHDQEIKASQAVKFNLGQLTGRLEIMLSINQMKQRMVQFLCSLDADVDTQGLEALAGRHLEKALVFLNQDSSPDNAGFKRPGAGDKRYPSLGQIPFSNLTHQERERVQEVIDQWVRKLEEISSLRFAAAKKGMVDVKKTIQKSSKYLGVPVEIVRKDRPLRKGKIVTLCDVSGSVWSTARFMLNILYSLQECFARVKSYIFIDQPLDVTGLFLAHDANRAVEKILKDTRLNYNAKTDYGLVFQTFRDEHLSDLDKKTTLIIMGDGRSNYFNPREPVLEALRERCRRVVWLNPEQERFWGTGDSEMKRYSLHCNEARACGNLNQLIEFIQDLVL; encoded by the coding sequence GGGTCATGTGATGAAAGAATATTTCACACCATTCTCAAGGCCAACTTTGCAAAAAGCCGGAGGGAACAATCCGAGTTTGACCGATTGTACCAGCTTTTTTTCCACGGGATGAACAAGGGACAGGTAACCCAAGGACCTGCCCCGGAATGTCCAGGCGGGGACCCCGGCCAGGAGGATCCCGCATCTTCCAAGGACCTTTCTTTTGATTTGGCAGATTATATTCAAAAGATGGAAGAGGCAGGGCAATCCGGACAAACCGATTTGGAACAGGCCTTGATGGATTTTATGCGAGGCCGTCCCCAGGCCTTTATAGAAGCCGTAAGAAAGATCCATGACCAGGAAATTAAAGCCAGCCAGGCTGTAAAGTTCAATCTGGGCCAGCTGACCGGCAGGCTTGAAATCATGCTCTCCATCAACCAGATGAAACAGCGGATGGTCCAGTTTCTATGCAGCCTTGATGCCGATGTGGACACCCAGGGCCTTGAAGCCCTGGCAGGTCGGCACCTGGAAAAGGCCCTGGTTTTTTTAAACCAAGATTCAAGCCCGGACAATGCCGGGTTCAAAAGGCCGGGCGCCGGGGATAAACGGTATCCAAGCCTTGGGCAAATCCCGTTTTCAAATCTTACCCATCAAGAAAGGGAAAGGGTTCAGGAGGTGATTGACCAATGGGTAAGAAAGCTTGAAGAGATTTCCAGCCTCAGGTTTGCCGCGGCCAAAAAAGGGATGGTGGATGTCAAAAAAACCATTCAGAAATCCAGCAAATATCTGGGCGTGCCCGTTGAAATTGTGAGAAAGGACCGTCCCCTGAGAAAGGGGAAGATCGTCACCCTCTGCGATGTCTCCGGATCGGTCTGGTCCACGGCCAGGTTCATGCTCAACATCCTTTATTCCCTTCAAGAGTGTTTTGCCCGGGTAAAATCATATATATTCATTGATCAGCCCCTTGATGTGACCGGGCTGTTCCTGGCCCATGACGCCAATCGGGCCGTTGAAAAGATTTTAAAGGATACCCGGCTCAACTATAATGCCAAGACGGATTACGGCCTGGTTTTCCAGACATTTAGGGATGAGCACCTCAGCGATCTGGACAAGAAAACCACCTTGATCATCATGGGAGACGGCCGGTCCAACTATTTTAATCCCAGGGAGCCTGTGCTGGAAGCCCTGAGGGAGAGATGCCGCAGGGTGGTCTGGCTTAATCCCGAGCAGGAGCGGTTCTGGGGAACCGGAGATTCGGAGATGAAACGGTACTCCCTTCACTGCAACGAAGCCCGGGCCTGCGGGAATTTAAACCAGCTCATTGAGTTTATTCAGGATCTGGTGCTTTGA